One part of the Hydrogenobacter sp. T-2 genome encodes these proteins:
- the leuA gene encoding 2-isopropylmalate synthase, translating to MDRVYIFDTTLRDGEQAPGFSMTTEEKLQMAQQLAKLGVDVIEAGFSAASKGDFEAVQTIAREVKGPIICSLARALERDIELAGQALEPAERKRIHTFIATSEIHMKYKLRMSPEEVLERAKRAVEYARKFTDDVEFSCEDATRSQRDFLYKVIETAIKAGATVINIPDTVGYTVPEEFADLIEGIRNNVPNIDKAIISVHCHDDLGMAVANSLMAVKHGARQVECTINGIGERAGNAALEEIVMALRVRKDFFGGLYTNINTKELYRTSRLLCRITGSFVQPNKAVVGDNAFAHESGIHQHGVLSNPLTYEIMSPEDVGFPSTRIILGKHSGRHALKSKLKEMGFEFSEEDLDRVFEKFKALADKKKDVYEEDIEALVYEEFVKHEEEEPIRVIHYQVQTGDKLLPTATVVLTFKGEERTATSTGNGPVDAIIRAIQKALGVEPKLLDFSIKALTPNTDAQAESRLVIELDGVKASGRGVDVDIIRASVSGFVDALNRAMMRKSYIVSRESLRREGTV from the coding sequence ATGGACAGAGTATATATCTTTGACACAACGCTGAGAGATGGAGAACAGGCACCGGGCTTTTCAATGACCACAGAGGAAAAACTCCAGATGGCACAACAGCTTGCAAAACTTGGCGTAGATGTAATAGAAGCAGGCTTTTCTGCGGCATCAAAGGGGGATTTTGAAGCGGTTCAAACCATAGCAAGAGAAGTAAAAGGACCCATAATATGCTCCCTTGCAAGGGCTTTAGAGAGGGACATAGAGCTTGCAGGACAAGCACTTGAGCCTGCGGAGAGAAAAAGAATTCATACCTTTATAGCCACCTCTGAAATACACATGAAGTATAAGCTGAGGATGTCTCCAGAAGAGGTCTTAGAAAGGGCAAAAAGGGCTGTGGAATACGCAAGGAAGTTTACCGACGATGTGGAGTTTTCTTGCGAAGATGCAACCAGAAGTCAGAGGGATTTTCTGTATAAGGTAATAGAGACCGCCATAAAGGCTGGTGCTACCGTTATAAACATACCAGACACCGTTGGCTATACAGTTCCAGAGGAGTTTGCGGACCTCATAGAGGGTATAAGAAACAACGTTCCCAACATTGACAAGGCAATAATAAGCGTTCACTGTCATGATGATCTTGGGATGGCGGTTGCCAATTCTCTTATGGCGGTAAAGCATGGAGCAAGACAGGTAGAATGCACCATAAACGGCATAGGAGAAAGGGCGGGAAACGCAGCCTTGGAAGAGATAGTTATGGCTCTAAGGGTTCGCAAGGACTTCTTTGGAGGTCTATACACCAACATAAACACCAAAGAGCTATATAGGACAAGCAGGCTCTTGTGTAGGATTACAGGCAGTTTTGTCCAGCCCAATAAGGCGGTAGTAGGTGATAACGCCTTTGCTCACGAGTCTGGCATTCACCAACATGGTGTGCTGTCTAATCCTCTCACCTATGAGATTATGTCGCCGGAAGATGTAGGCTTTCCATCAACGCGCATAATCCTCGGTAAACATTCAGGAAGGCACGCCCTAAAGAGCAAGTTAAAAGAAATGGGTTTTGAGTTCTCAGAGGAAGACTTGGACAGGGTTTTTGAAAAATTCAAAGCCCTTGCGGATAAGAAGAAGGATGTCTACGAAGAGGACATAGAGGCACTGGTTTATGAGGAGTTTGTAAAGCATGAAGAGGAAGAGCCCATAAGGGTTATCCACTATCAAGTTCAGACAGGAGACAAACTCTTACCTACCGCCACCGTGGTGCTGACCTTTAAGGGAGAGGAAAGAACCGCTACCTCTACTGGTAATGGACCTGTAGACGCCATAATAAGAGCAATACAGAAAGCTCTCGGTGTAGAACCTAAGCTCTTGGACTTTTCTATCAAAGCACTAACTCCTAACACGGACGCTCAGGCGGAGTCAAGGCTTGTGATAGAGCTGGATGGAGTTAAGGCAAGCGGAAGAGGTGTGGACGTGGATATAATAAGGGCAAGCGTAAGCGGTTTTGTGGACGCGCTCAACAGGGCTATGATGAGGAAAAGCTACATAGTTTCAAGGGAAAGCCTAAGAAGGGAAGGCACAGTTTGA